Part of the Benincasa hispida cultivar B227 chromosome 12, ASM972705v1, whole genome shotgun sequence genome is shown below.
CGAAAGAGGTTTTCCCAAAtagtattttccttttaattcttgATGAGAAGTCTCGCAGGTTGGATTTGTTGTCTGCTTTCTTTgttcttgtatttttctttttctttttttttaaaaaaaaggggcAAGTATTGGGCATTAATATGCCTCGTCTTCACCAAAGGGGGTTCAACTTCATTCTTTTGTTAATGGATAAGATGATGCAGTTCAAAGAGAATAGCCATTGACAAACTGCAAACAATGTTCTAAAGAAACAAAACCACACCATGTATAATAAATGGGCAACGATGATCTATCTTAAGCAGTCAAAAAACAGCGATCCATTCCATTTTACAAAACTACAGACCAAAAAAAACTGTCTTCTTGAGATATAAATTTAACACAAAACCTGATGAAATCTAAGATAAGCTTAAAGAATTAAAGCACTCAGCGACACTACTAAACAAGAAAgcaatcgtacaacagaaagaATCTCCATGGTCTGAAAAAACCAAAGCATGTCTCAGTTTTCAAACTTTGCAGAGTTCAAATCTGTGTGGGGATGGTATGAATGTGaaatacttgcaaaccttttggaAAGGGCCTTCTAAACTCAGAGTGATGGAAGATGTACGAAGCTTTGTCATTAATGCgatctttggaaaaaaaatgacaatATCATGAAAAGTTCGAACCTAATTCTGGCTGCTGCTGGGTCTAAGTGCTTAGCAGCTTTTCTTTAAATATGCGCGGCAGTAATTCATGGGCAGTGATATCCAGAACCTCAGGATCCCTGAAAATGATCAAAGTCAGAAAGTACGAAAACAAGACATGGATATCTATGACCAAGGATACAGATCTAAAGTTTACATGAATGTTGATATTATAGTCTATGGGTGAGAAAATTCAACACACTCAAGGAAATAGGGATTGAATCCTAAAAGTATTGTTCAAAACTTAGCATTCATATATAGTCTATGGATGAAAAAATATTAGGTTCCATTTGGAAAATTGTAATATGAATGATATAATTCTtatgaaagtaaaaatgaaCGTGATATTACTTGAAACTAAAAAAACCTAAGAATGTTCAATAATTCTTCTCTAGCATTTCACTTTCTTGGAGATGTTTGCTAGGGCGTACGATATCTAAATTTacaatataactttttttttagcaaGATATGATGAAAAACCATAAAAGTAGTTAATTAACTCGAGGGACAAAGGACGACAGCTAAATCGTGGACAAAAACTGATTCATGTCCACGAAGATCATTCtgaaattagttttattattgAACTATTGGGGAGTATTCTAGTTCCCCATTTCCCGGTATGCCTACAACACCAAAGTTTGCCGTAAAACATGAGTAACAAAACCTCCAAAGTTAATAAGAAGTGACAGACTGCAACCACAGAAATCAAAACACATGAAAAGCACATGAAAATCGGGGAAACTTTCCATATCAAACAAAATTATGCAATCCAGGCAAGCAGAAATGATTCTGTTCCTTAATGGCAGTTTTGCATAGAATAATTGCAATTATATGCAGATAAAACACTGAAGTGTAACAGcagacagagagagagagagagaccgGCACAATGGTCGTCCCAGTTCACTAGAACTAGGAACAAACCATAGCTTTCTTAAGGAAGGTGTTTCAAGCTGAACGAAGAAACCATCATACTGTCCATGCTTCCATTTTCTTGAACCTTGACCCTTCCAGACCTGCAAACAGTATTTATTATTAGAATCACAATTAAATGTTAGAAATACCATTAGGGATAATTGTGAGGAATGCTAATAGGATGGTAAAAGGCATATTATTAATTAGGCGAAGGAGTAGATTAAAACAAGTGAGAGGGGATGAAAGTGGGCAAGAGTATAGTTGGTCTCGATTTGAGTGAGCTCTAAAGGGGACAGTTTTTATCTTTCAATATCATTTCAGTACTTTGGATTCTATCACTAAACACTGTTACTCGGGAGTCTTCTGGTTTGAACAAGAACTATAGCCTCTACCAAGGAGAAAAGGAGTGATATGAAAGTCCACAGACAAGATATGAAATATGAATTGGTAACATAGGCTGATAGATTATCAAGATACCAccatgaaaagaaaaggaaaagattcAGAGGGTTAAGGAAAAGATTAGAAGAGATTTCAAGAATAttcaaaggaaagaaaagaaaccaCCAAAGATTTCTCGATGAAAATAGTAAGTCTACTCGTTCAATTAATCTCACACGAAATAAATGGTagagttgttatttgttaaatATGAGCTGATTCTGTGGCCTAACCAACCAAGTAAACTAAGTGAATTATTAGAATATATTTTATCATGACAACAGAAAAATAGAGTCTCATGGGTATACCATATTATGGCAATGTAGAAACAAAGGCATTCAACCTCACCTGTGGGTAAGATATCAAGCTTTTGGGAGTTACTAAGCATGCTGCTTGAGAGACTGAATCCTCGGCATATTTTCTCAAAAATTGATAGCAATCACCATGCGTGTGGGGTGATTCAAATGCCTACATAGCACAAAAGACAGAAGTAGTTGGTATAGAATGGTTAAAGTACTTGTATTTCTTCTAGTAACCAAATAGACAATTTAGACTCAACATTAGAGTTTCGAGAATAATAGGCATGAAAAGAGAAAACCCTTTTATTAACTTAATGTAATCAAAGCAAGAAACAGAACAAAAAGCAATATATAACTATAAATGGAATGAAGAAGCAATTAGTAGATGGTTAACACCTTATCGATGTTTACGATTGGAGCATATTTTTCAGTATCCGTCTTTTCCTTATCGAGTAGATAGTACACTTTGGCGTCCACATTAGAAGTTTCATGCCATGATCTCACAGCATCCTCCATAGTCtcaacaagaaaagaaaatatgtcTTTCCAGCATTCTTCAGAGCCATATTTTTCAGACTGCATATAGAAAGACACTGATTCTAATGAACGCTTCaggatggaaaaaaaaaaaaaaaaacagctaATTTCAGTGGCCGGTGAGCACCCTTGAAAGAAAAGGTATATCCCTACGTCATCAGCAAATTCACTGCTGAAGCATGGAAACCAGATATTTTCATAACCTAGCAGATATTTTTAGTATATACTGTGAAAATGAGCATCAGTTACATGAATGCAGCTCACCAGTTCAGATTTCAGCTTATCCAAGTGCTTTGTCATATCTATATTTGATCTCTTTTTCTCCACTTCTTGAGCCCTCTTTTTATCTTTCACCAATTGCGAAACCCTTTTAATTTTTCTGGAGACTTCTGCACTTTGTGGATTATACTGCAAGGCCGTTTGAAATGCAGACAAGGCCTATAACAAGAAAATTTGAACTGTCAGAAAAATTCAGCAGTAATTGCAACGATCATACATCATCATTGACAGGACCATTgctaaggaagaaaaaggaagGAAGCATTCCACGTACATCATCATATTTTTCCATTGCTTCCAATATGCATCCCTTTCTGAAATATCCCTGTTGCACATCAAAAGTACAAAGTTAAACGAAAGGGACCGAAAAGGATCTGGCTCAAACAATACAAGGAATCGAATTTGTTACCTTTTCCCACTGTGGACTCAATTTAATTGTCATCTCAGCATCCGCAAGTGCTTTGTTAAGCTTAACTAGATGCAGAAATGCAGCAGCACGGTTGCTGGGAAACCAAAAATACATCAGCTCAATTTATACTTCTTACAAGCACATGGCATGAAGTACGATGATTGCAAAACTATCCATTGTCTGATGTTCACAACATCAAGTTTTTAGGTTCTAAACAAAGTCTTGAGATCTAACATTCTGTGCTGTCAGCCAATGATCTAGATTAAGTAAATAACAAGTGTAAACACCAGAACAAACTTATTTTTGAATCAGTTGGAAACATTTTTAGTTTGGTAGTGAGCCAACCTAATAGCTAATGGTAGGATGTATTAAAGTGGCACCTAAATGGCAGTATAATTGAGAGAGTGGGAGAAACTTCAATCCttccttaattttctttgtaaTTTCAGTATGATTACCATCGACTATGAGTTTCTTGTAATTCCTGcaattgaaaatgaagatgcTGCAGATTGAACAGTTGATGTTGGCCTATGTTATCCACAAGTGTGCAACTTTCTTCTACTTAAAAATTAATCTGTCTTGAATTGAATGGAATCTCTTCATTTGACATCCATGACTGTCCAAGTCAACTTGCACACACTTAAATTATTCTCCCGGGAACACAACCACCTAACCTCAAATCTTAGGCAGGTGGCTACCATGACTTGTACCCATTGGCCCTTATAGCATGCTAGGCCAACCCATTATGTATATAGTCTAATGTTGTCAATGAGATACTGGGAGATCAACATTTGAGTTCTTAATTAAGACAACATCCTTAGATCAGAAGAAATATTGTATTCACATCCAATCCCAGTAGTCAGAATCAACAGAATAGTGCCAAAACAAAACCCCTTAAGAATAACATTCTGATTAATTATGCAAACTGTATCAAGcaagcaaaaaaagaaaaaggaaagagggAATATACCTATATAGAGCATGATTCGAAGGGTCTAATTTGATAGCTTGGGTGTAAAGTGCAGCAGCTTTGAGATAGTTCCCAGCTTTAAAAAACTCATTGCCTTTGTCTTTCAGCGACGGTTCCGGTCCTCCCCCACTGTTACCTGTAGCTGATCCTGTCTCTGCTTCCGCCATTGTTACTCAGTATTCAAATTTGCGTCCACAGAAATCGGTGGCGCAAACAGAAACtacagaaaaagaaagagaaatcaACTCGCCGGAAGGGCAGATTCCTTGGGGCGTCGTTTTCTTTCTTCCAAATCCGaaatttcaagtttttctttttttcttcctttttttttcgtGAACTGAAGAAAGCGTAGAAACTAAACACGGACAGCTTCAAGAGGAAGAGGAATAAAGCTGGGATTTTTGTTTTCACAAATCTActcttttatatttcaaatgtttaattcatGTTTAATTCAAtcgaaaaatacttttttgtttttttccacCCATTGCTGAGATCGAACCTTCGATCTCTATGGAGAGAGCATATGAATTAataagttcattttttttttcacaaatgtattgtaattaaagtgtaggGTGGGAGATTCAAACTTTTGATCTCAAAGTCAATAGTCCGAACgctatgtcagttgagctatgcTCCTATTGGCTTACTAGGCTCatttttacaaagaaaaaaaaaatacaattttgatCCCTAATTTTAGGTCTAGCTTCTATTTAGTACTTAAGTTTTAGGTCTACTTTTCATTTGATTTCTAAGTGTCTGTCCATGAATTTAAGGAAAAGAGTCGGTAAGGATTGATTTAAACAAACTTCAAACTTCTCTAAAGAAGTTATGGGTACAACTGAAATCAAACTCATAGTTCAAAATATTGAGGATATGACTATTCAACAACAAAACAATCCACCTAGTAAGTCAATGAGCTGACGTGAAGCGTTCCATTTGAGATCTGAGGAAGGCTTCAAGAAATATTTGTGGTTTAAAGTTTGTTATCCTTCTCACAACAGGATTGCTAATGCTTAATTCGgtttattatttgatttatcATTCATTATCTGTGTATACATTTGGTCTGCCTCCCATTATTTAAAGCGTGGAGAAAGCAGAGCATTCTTGATCAATAATACTACAAGAAGAGAAAAATTATCAAGTtgtctttcttcttttcatctctAAATATCAAGTTGGTATGAGAGCCTCTATCGATCACTACATGTTCATTTCTAGTTGTCTACTCCATCTCCCATTGTTGCCTCTGGAAACATGTCTAGTCTTCCCTTGCACCAGTTGTTAAACCAAATCATCTCTATCAAAATAGATAGAGTGAACTTTCTTCTTTGCTAAAATTTAGTGTGGCCCATTCTTTGTAGCTACATGCTAGAGGGCAACTTGATAGGAGAAAAACCTTGCCCTAGCAAAATCCTCAGCAAGGTGTCGAACAGTGGCCTAAGTCCAGATATGGTCTCAAGCTCGAGCGTagtgacaagaggaagtttcaAATCTAGCTTACAAAGCTTGGGTTGCTATGGATTAACTCATTTTGGATTGGATGTAAAATTCCATGTCTCAAGAAATTGTGATGCAAATGATGGGTTTTGAAACTTTGAGAGATCTATGGAATGACGTTTAAGAGTTGCTTGGAGTATAATCTAAGGTATAGATAAACTGTTTGAAGCATCTCTTTTAacatacttgaaaatgtttgtAAAAATGAATGATTATTTCACTCttataaaaagatattttgatGTTTTTGCGCTTGTTGTTAGTCCTATTCTTGTTAGCGATCTTGTGTCACAGGTAGGGTTGGCAACGAGGCCAAGGCAAGGTGGGGAAAGGTTCCCTGTCCTCGTCCTTGATGGGGGAATTTACCCTTATCCTCGCCCATGTCCTCGCCATTTGAAGGCAAGGACGGGGGCAGGGATTCCTCATCGGGGAAAAGGGTCCCCACAGGGACTCATTCCCCGTTTCCTCTTTTGTTTCTCCATGaggacctttttttttaaaaaaaaaaaaaaaaaaaaaaattttttttactaaaattcTCTTTGGTTTGGGCTTGGACACTTTAGTCGAGCTTAGATTTAGCTAAATTAAAAACTAGGCtaaatgtaaaaagttaaatacctaatatatatatatatagagagagagagagagaaaaaatagatTCCTCGCCCCGACCCGACCCCGCGAGGAAATTTATCAACCCTAGTCACAAGTAATCTCTGGGTCAGATGAAGAGTATAATCTAGTAGTGATATCAATTCAAGGATTTTGGACTGATATTTAATCATGTTTACCCTCATATGAGTGTTGGTTGGAGCATAACTCATGATGGAATCAAATTTGTCCAATTTATCTCTCCTTGCCAATTTTCCCTTGTAAACATGGTACAAGGCGATTTGCAGTCTGGTTTGAGTTTGAACCAAAATTAGAAACATCAAGAAAATTAGAATTCCAATTCCAAAACCAAAGAAAACTGGAATTGAGGCAAAGGACAATGGAACAATGCCTCTACCAGTTCACAATCCTCTCACATGGCTTTTTCTGTTAATATAAACATGACTACTTTATTGCACAATAAGCTTGACCATCCCTCTGTCAGAATACTTGCAAGTTATTAACAGTGTAATTTGAGAGTTGATGTTAATAAAAGTTTTGCTTTTTGTGAGGCTTGTCAGTTTGGCAAAGCTCACAATTCACCTAATTCAAACCCAGTATCTcatgctttttttttctcttctgaCTTAATTCATATGGATCTCTGGGGATTGACCTAGCTTCTTGTGAATGCTAAGTCATCCATGTCAATCTAACAAGTTCAAATTTCACAGTGAGAGGTGTGTTTTTCTTGGCTCTTCACTACAATAGGGGCGTGTTGTATGATGAAATTTGGCTGCATAGTTATTTCATGCCATGTAATGTTTAATGAGCTTCTGCTCCCATTTAATGGATGGGTTTTGATGAATTAAAAGCACAACAAGCCTCAGCGCAAGATATTGATCTCAACCCGTCAATTTTAACCTAGTTTGATCCCCTTTCATCCCGTTCAGCCACCTCTCCACTACCCCTGTTCAACTTCTTGATGAACCAAATATCCAGTTTATCATCTCAGCCCAAATTTTTTCTGGGTTCGTCCAGTCCATCATCATCTCCTACGCCCAAGCTCGCACCCGCACCTCAACCCAACCTAAGTCCATGTAACGCCCCAGGCCCAGGATTTAGACTAGGATTCGACTCCTGATGGCCCCGACATTCCCCGACATTCCCCTGCGACCTGGCTACTTCATCCTCGCTTGCCTTTGttgtgcaccttgttggtataggtagtgaTTTTCAATTCCTTTAAGCcattcttaaccatactttcttGTGCTCAGGATCCCTCTTATTCAGATGTGATAtcagttcattcatgtacccctcctgaactTAGGTCGTTACATGAGGACATTTGATAAAATTGGGAACTAGAAATTATACTCGGGATATTGTCAACATACCTTTGTGGACGTATGACTGGAATGGTCAGTGTATCTGGTTGGGATTGTCAACGTACCTAAGTATGTCTAGTGGGAATTttcgacatgtgcacattcggTGGGTTGAGTGTGATACTGGAAATTGTTTCCTCAAACTGGAGTATGGATGATTTGTTGCATATTTGGAGGATCATGTGATCATGCCAACTTCGTCTTAGTTACCAACTGAGATAATACATTCTATGGTTGCATATGTTGTGATACAaaaacattttaattcaaacttaccactcactgagcctTCCAGCTaatgttttccaaatgttttcctAATCCCTCCCTCCCCCCGGCATAGGTACTAGGAAGAGGATGATGGGTTGTGCTTAGAACCAGTTGACAAAATGATTATGGAAATCATCTTGTCTCGGGATTTGTAATAGGAACGTTCAGACACATTGTACCATTGTAATTTTATACTTATTAAATGATAATGTCTTGTATAAAATATTTCTTAATGAGATAGCTCAACTGTGATTTGTAATGGGAAAACAAGTCTTGTCAGTAGATGTTACAAAAAGGTAATGTTTGTTGCCTTCACGTCTCTTTCCAGGCTTAAGATATAAGCTCGGGAGAAGGCATGGCAAGTTAGTATCAGAGCGGAACCTCTCCCAGTAAGATGTGGTTCGGGGATGAACCAAGCAGAAGCTGGTGAGCATGTAACGACCTGAATTCAGAAgagtacatgaatgaaccgatatcacattCGAATGAGAGGGATCATGGGGATataaaagtatggttaagaaaggcttaaaagaattgaaagtcaCTACCTATACTAACAAGGTGCACCTTTCTTTTTACTGgttcaatcataagaactccaaagttaagcgtgcttagcttggagcaattcTATGTTGGATGACCTCCTGGGAATTTTtcggatgcatgtgagtgaggacaaagcatcCTAAAAGAACTtgtgttggtttgtggggacaactttcacttttAAAAAGCATTCAAAGTAAGTGAGGATGTCGTAGCCAGGTCGGGGAGGATGCAGGGAATCTGAGGCCATCAGGGGTCGAATCTGGATTCCAAATCCTGGTCTGAATCCTGAGCCTAGGGCGTTACAGTTAGCTAGCATCTCACAACCACACGTGTCCACCTCTTGCCTATCTATTTTACCAACCCCATCTCTATCTCCCTTTCCCACCTTATTACCTCGTAGCCCTCTGTCCTCACCTACAATTCAGCCTCAAGCACTGGTTGTTAATAACCATCCGATGAATTAATGTAGTAAGGTGTAAATGGGCATTTCTCCTAAGGAAGAATGTTGATGGCAATATTCAACGCCACAAAGCATGTCTAGTGGCTAAGGGTTTCCATCAaagtagggttggcaaaaaaaaCCCGCAGGGACCCGCCCCGTTTGGGTCGGGGATTCCTCGGTTTGACCGGGGATGAGGTCAAATCGGGAAATTTTTTTGGGGCCCCATCCAGGGACGGGGTGGGGACGGGAACAGTATCCCTGCCTCGACCCCGACCCCGACcccgaatttatatatatatatattatatattattatatatatatttatatatttagaataatataaacttattaattttatatatgttttataaaaaggcctaaaaataaaaactaaaaagccCAAAAGCCCAAaagtccaaaattaaaaaaaaaaaaaaaaaaacccaaattttTCTCCTCTCCTCCTTCCTTTTTGCCAAAAATCCCTAAAACTAAATCCCTTTCCCTACCCTTAACAGTTAACCCTACTGTCACTGCTTTATTGCTCATGACTGCTACTACCGCCGGCGCCGAATCCGAGTTCCTCTCCTGTTTGGCCTCTCCTCCTTTCCGACGTTCGACTGCTACTTTCGTTGTTCCTCTTCTACTTCCGAATCCGAGTTCCTCTCCTATGTTCTGAGTTCCATTGAAGACAAATCGCCCACGTCCAGCCTGCGTCCGCCCGCTGCTTCTACTCCATGAAGTGAACGCATAACCAGACCAGCCCGCGTCCGCTCGTTGCTTCCGTTCCGTGAAGTGAACACATAACCAGCCCGCGTCCACCCGCGTTTGCTACTTCCGCTCCTTGAAGACAGATCCAACGCCATGCTGAAGATTGTGAGTGTGAAAACTTGTTTAGGGCAGAGGAAtaatatgaaataattaattatttagctATATCCAAAATTTGTTTAGATCCGCTGCTTCCtctttttgttttatatattttgactgttttgtgttgtttttcttttgaaaacaaCAGGCTTTGTGTTGTTCTGAGAGGCGAGATCTATCCGTTCAACTTTCAATACTTCAAAGTTCAAGTCGGTGCCGGTAAAAATTTCTTTCGTTCTCTTGTTTGACCGtttgatatttttgaaaaagtaTGCTTGAAATTAGTAACtaatatgtttgaaaaatatgtttgtgtatgtttgatatttgaatgttttgaattttaggcttgaatatgtttgaaaaatatgtttgtgtatgtttgatatttgaatgtCTTGAATTTTAGGCTtatgtttgatatttgaatgttttaaattttaggcttgaatatgtttggaaaatatgtttgtgtatgtttgaaatttgaattaaagaggggtttttaaattaaatttttggtAGGTTGAAACAATGTCTTCATCACCTTTTACAAATAAAGATTCTCCAAATTCAATTCCAAGTCCAATCCCAGATCCAACCCCAAATTTAACCCTAAATTTAACCCCAAATTTAACTCCATGCTCATCGAATGATGATAATTTGAATGTTGATAATTGTGTTATTCTTGATGAGGATATTGAGAAGGGATCTATAAAAAGAAGATTGACATCGGTTGTTTGGAActattttaagaaacaaaaaataaatggagTAGACAAGGCGGTTTGTAATTATTGTAAACGAAAATTAAGGGGTGAAATTAAAAATGGAACCAAACATTTGCATGATCATATTAAGATACTCCTATGTAAAGGACAAAAGGACATACGACAATCCCTATTGAATCCTAATAGAGAAAAGAACAATACATTGAGTTTATATAACTTCGATCAGGAAGCTGTAAAAAAAGCATTAGCTAGGATGATAATAAGACATGAATATCCTCTCTCAATAGTTGAGCATGAAGGTTTTAGGGAATTTTGTAATGTCATCCAACCATTATTTAAGATTGTCAAGAAACACAATAAAGaagaagattttgaaaatttatgagacTGAAAAGTTGAAAACCATAGCATTGTTGAATGAGATCAAAGGAAAGATTGCCCTGACAACGGACATGAGGACTTCCAACCACCAAACAAAAGGTTATATGGCTGTCACTGCTcattttgttgatgatagttgggttttgcaaaacaaaataatcaggTTTATATATGTCCCTTCTCCACACACTTCTGAGATGCTTCATGAAGAAATATGGAATGTCTGTTAGATTGGAATATTGATCGAAAATTGTCATCAGTAACTGTAGATAATTGTAGTACCAATGACTCTATGGTTAATATGCTTGTTGATAGTTTGTGTGAAAACTTAATATTGGATGGGAGTTTATTTCATATGTGGTGTTGTGCTCATATTCTGAACTTGATTGTGAAAGATGGGTTGGTAGTGATAGGAGATGGGATCGAAAGAGTATGTAGTAGTGTGTCTTTTTGGGTGCATACACAAAAGAAGGAGAAATTTGAGGAAGCTACTCGACAGTTGAATGTTTATGATGGTCAAATGTTGAGACTTGATTGTTGTATTAGGTGGAATTCTACCTAATTTATGTTAGCCACTGCATAAAGTACAAAGCTGTTTTTTATCGATTAAAACAACGAGAACCAAAGTACAAGTGTTTGCCTTTGGATCGAGATTGAGTATTAGCAAAAGAGATATGTGAGaaactgaaaatatttcatCACGTGACTGAAATATTTTCTGGATCCAAATATCTTACtgctaatcttttttttttccaaaaatttgtaaattgaaattgaCTATTTCTGAGTGGATTAATTCTGGCATTCAAGAGATCAGAGACATGGCTTCAAATATGATGtcaaagtttgataagtattggaaGACAATTCATGGGGTAATGGCCATAGCTGCAGTTTTAGATCCACGTTACAAATTAAAGTTGATTGAGTTTTACTTCCCTAGAATTTATggagatagtttttttttcttgaagtggaaaggattaaaaaaaattgttcaaatttggaaaTAGAATATTAGCTGAAGTATGAAGGTGAAAGTAATGATTATCACGCTAGAAATTTAGATGGAACATCACAAAATATcgaatttgatgattttaatggttatgacttgtttgtatcaaattccAATAATATGAATCAGAAGCAACAgtttgatgcatatttggatGAACAGTATCcaattttacaagaaattgcaAGAGACATATTAGCCATCCCGTTATCTAGTGTTGCATCAGAGTCTGCTTTTAAGTACCTGTGGTAGAATTGTAAGCCCACATCGtaacaaacttcatccaaagaCGATAGAGGCTTTGATGTGCGCTCAAAATTGGATTGCAACTGAAGTTTTGACAggttagtttgtttattttattttacatctttctatcatttaatatattaataaatattttcttttattacaaatatttgaCAATGTAAGGTACTAGCACGAGAAAAGAAATGGTTACACATTTAGCAACTATTTTAGAAGATGCAGACGATTCTGATGAAGATGGCGTGGTGACTAAGGTATGATCAAGGATTAACATTATTTCgtgatctatttttttttaatgacattatttgtttattacattttaaatgtaGGAATGAATACAACTAAGGATGGGATGATGCCAAGAAAGGTGAAAGATTTG
Proteins encoded:
- the LOC120092683 gene encoding serine/threonine-protein phosphatase 5, coding for MAEAETGSATGNSGGGPEPSLKDKGNEFFKAGNYLKAAALYTQAIKLDPSNHALYSNRAAAFLHLVKLNKALADAEMTIKLSPQWEKGYFRKGCILEAMEKYDDALSAFQTALQYNPQSAEVSRKIKRVSQLVKDKKRAQEVEKKRSNIDMTKHLDKLKSELSEKYGSEECWKDIFSFLVETMEDAVRSWHETSNVDAKVYYLLDKEKTDTEKYAPIVNIDKAFESPHTHGDCYQFLRKYAEDSVSQAACLVTPKSLISYPQVWKGQGSRKWKHGQYDGFFVQLETPSLRKLWFVPSSSELGRPLCRDPEVLDITAHELLPRIFKEKLLST